The following coding sequences lie in one Cygnus olor isolate bCygOlo1 chromosome 8, bCygOlo1.pri.v2, whole genome shotgun sequence genomic window:
- the ERICH3 gene encoding glutamate-rich protein 3 isoform X1, whose translation MSDPRPGFLATYNSLTDKHLAGYFSNTRIRRHLQRSGLISRSGRIIPEKEYRLNAMRRDHQRYVQECLARAIFLKVLDMERHHQLEIKRKLESSVRKERVLQKNKVERSRRSVEGASPVHSPHPPLGPRNHYGLHPLVAGEPTSHSQMRAPGLTDYSGGHPSYQHRSKETSFFKITSCRPHTAPGNMQHPLRLQPLHSCAVVGSVPKTSSSKQKCHALENDQQLASGGEKTELRLMNSVEHVTGKSPYRLPVINNYVIPVPPPPLQKGDKSVKATRNGMHRARRFCPPTAPNGLEQLLTKNSGGLPKPSLRSNAFVTMIFLGKSVHLSHDDADYKDEVKVCQQHCGGENLCVYKGKLLEGETFQFVSKRHHGFPFSLTFFLNGMQVDRLSSCCEYKHQKRSRLGGRHGYFGFLNVEGASPCYRCIIAMGLDKKPSPPKRTMEKDYEEKQVGSWKGGVHSEPSDSSVEQKSSKDLVLVILPGHKASVETIEEKMETGQEYRGEERKKLFNHETEDSQEDTGKNDYDEDFEAEEVNEEGQTSDQRNGMSKSSPDDEKHNLDYEKEGENSSQKALQASVSERDESDGYSDSDLEDDKQDWRSAHSLSLSSTSAQYSSGDDSDVEKMVENVKGKEEYDIKKASDNTAHAQYGNENGENKLFKTEANQETFTLEKEGIREAEKTKPEDLRAGEDTEIFHENIMAIQHQSPEVNWELREAGAVESNIKEDGEKNASNKRDNGEKDVLVPLENNMMEVENRNEEFPQSDEGGAPDGAFLAEGTRARDVQKAAEQEARGGQVAGQRQAPVEEGRVAEEGDTHTDEAGREAARAADVLPEGEAVAMVPAAGQLAVEGLAPARGGMAEGDAKEKEPGKGVPGAEVVAGGQKAVTRVMESAGALQELGSEGEEPAGVGGPAGREADRAVSGSGEGAGELSGGGEAMEKASGVEKAVGMAQPLLKEAVGDTMSEAEEAVEEGRFAGKGIVEDAVCEGEEAVEDANLVEEEITGVAGLEGAAAVEEAISEGEEAVEKPGALRETLGDTKVCTGREELKPNEFSQLKASGEEKAEMKDAAKGTATSETDRPPEAEESSVPRAEEVVEESVDAGKGPVLQVASGLGALVEAGRDPASEGSSPLEQTATAEDEEGLAEALLTGNPSLGSEAKPDGPMGEELDGLVMGVSAEKAGAELGGGGVMGGVAGPQELEAAEQGLLECATDWDGIVLGAGSAPGEEVVEEPALPTEGLCESTAGEAAGTAVGKAGNGGGLEPVGGAVGLEAVVAGDGRMGDEVGAWERGTGAGAGGQSRMGVAVAEGPAVQGGTVQAGAQIKGKQSGLSEGAQKRKAEGVLEDAQGDSGAQEQRKESPVRGSPDAGAAATNGSCREDVVNLDAAVMPSIGPQDKEETVL comes from the exons GTTTCTTGCAACCTACAATAGCCTTACAGACAAACACCTGGCTGGGTATTTCAGCAATACCAGGATAAGACGACATCTTCAGAGATCAGGACTG ATCTCAAGGAGCGGAAGAATAATACCTGAGAAAGAATACCGGCTAAATGCTATGAGGAGGGATCACCAGAGATATGTACAGGAGTGCCTGGCTCGGGCCATATTTCTTAAGGTCCTTGACATGGAG CGTCATCAtcagctggaaataaaaaggaaacttgAAAGTTCTGTGAGGAAGGAGAGGGTTCTGCAGAAGAACAAG GTGGAACGATCCAGAAGATCAGTGGAAGGTGCTAGCCCTGTGCACTCCCCACATCCGCCACTTGGTCCCAGAAATCATTATGGACTCCATCCTTTAGTGGCTGGAGAACCAACTAGCCATTCACAAATG AGGGCACCTGGACTTACAGATTATAGTGGTGGACATCCTTCTTATCAACACCGATCCAAggagacttctttttttaagata acTTCCTGTCGACCACATACAGCTCCAGGAAACATGCAACACCCACTTCGACTCCAGCCACTTCACAGCTGTGCTGTAGTAGGGTCTGTTCCAAAGACTTCAAGCTCTAAACAAAAGTGCCATGCACTTGAAAATGATCAGCAGTTAGCTAGTGGG ggggaGAAGACTGAGTTAAGACTTATGAACTCAGTGGAACATGTGACTGGTAAATCCCCATATCGACTCCCTGTCATTAACAATTATGTGATACCAGTGCCACCTCCCCCTCTACAAAAAGGAGACAAGAGTGTAAAGGCAACAAGAAATGGGATGCACAGAGCGAGACGATTTTGCCCCCCCACCGCACCAAATGGCTTAGAGCAACTTTTAACAAAG aattcTGGAGGATTACCTAAGCCCTCATTACGCAGCAATGCATTTGTTACCATGATCTTTCTAGGAAAAAGTGTGCATTTATCTCATGATGATGCTGATTATAAAGATGAAGTCAAAGTCTGTCAACAGCACTGTGGAGGAGAAAACCTTTGTGTCTACAAAGGCAAGCTGTTGGAAGGAG AGACCTTCCAGTTTGTCTCAAAGAGGCACCATGGTTTCCCATTCAGCCTCACCTTTTTTCTCAATGGGATGCAAGTGGACAGGTTGAGCTCTTGCTGTGAGTACAAACATCAGAAGCGTTCCAGGCTGGGAGGCAGACATGGATACTTTGGGTTTCTTAATGTGGAAGGAGCATCGCCTTGCTATAG gtgcATTATTGCAATGGGTCTGGACAAAAAGCCATCCCCTCCCAAGAGAACAATGGAGAAGGACTATGAGGAAAAGCAAGTGGGTTCCTGGAAAGGTGGAGTGCACAGTGAGCCAAGTGATAGCAGTGTTGAGCAGAAATCAAGCAAAGATTTGGTGTTAGTCATCTTACCAGGTCATAAAGCAAGTGTGGAAACCAttgaagagaaaatggagacTGGACAGGAGTatagaggagaagaaaggaaaaaactatTCAATCATGAGACTGAAGATAGTCAGGAAGACACTGGTAAAAATG actATGATGAAGATTTTGAAGCAGAAGAAGTTAATGAAGAAGGACAGACTAGTGATCAAAGAAATGGAATGTCAAAGTCATCCCCAGATgatgaaaaacataatttagaCTATGAGAAGGAGGGTGAAAACTCTTCACAGAAGGCACTGCAGGCCTCTGTCAGTGAGAGAGATGAAAGTGATGGATATTCTGACAGTGACTTGGAGGATGACAAACAAG aTTGGAGGTCTGcacattctctctctctctcatccaCCAGTGCTCAGTATAGCAGTGGAGATGACTCTGATGTTGAAAAGATGGTAGAAAATGTTAAGGGCAAAGAGGAGTATGATATCAAAAAGGCATCTGATAACACAGCACATGCACAATACGGAAATGAGAATGGGGAAAATAAACTGTTCAAAACAGAGGCCAATCAGGAAACTTTTACACTGGAAAAGGAAGGCATACGtgaagcagaaaagacaaaaccGGAAGATCTACGAGCAGGGGAAGATACtgaaatttttcatgaaaacataATGGCAATACAGCATCAAAGTCCTGAAGTTAATTGGGAACTCAGAGAGGCTGGGGCAGTAGAAAGTAACATAAAGGAAGATGGGGAGAAGAATGCAAGTAACAAGAGGGACAATGGGGAGAAAGATGTTCTAGTGCCTTTGGAAAATAATATGATGGAAGTGGAGaatagaaatgaagaatttcctcagaGTGACGAAGGAGGTG CACCAGATGGAGCTTTCTTGGCAGAAGGAACAAGAGCACGTGAtgtgcagaaggcagcagaacAAGAGGCACGAGGAGGGCAGGTGGCAGGGCAGAGACAAGCACCGGTGGAGGAAGGCCGTGTAGCTGAGGAGGGAGATACTCACACTGACGAGGCAGGACGGGAAGCGGCCCGGGCGGCAGATGTGCTGCCCGAGGGAGAGGCAGTGGCCATGGTGCCGGCGGCGGGTCAGCTAGCTGTGGAAGGACTGGCACCTGCCAGGGGGGGCATGGCAGAAGGAGATGCCAAGGAAAAGGAGCCAGGGAAGGGAGTGCCTGGAGCAGAAGTGGTAGCTGGGGGGCAGAAAGCTGTGACGAGGGTGATGGAGAGTGCGGGAGCACTGCAGGAGTTGGGGAGCGAGGGAGAGGAACCGGCAGGCGTGGGGGGGCCGGCGGGCAGGGAGGCAGACAGGGCAGTGTCTGGGAGCGGTGAGGGAGCCGGGGAGCTCTCTGGAGGGGGGGAGGCCATGGAGAAGGCCTCTGGGGTGGAGAAGGCAGTGGGGATGGCACAGCCTCTGTTGAAGGAGGCAGTGGGTGACACCATGTCTGAAGCAGAGGAGGCTGTGGAGGAGGGACGTTTTGCAGGGAAGGGCATTGTGGAGGATGCTGTATgtgagggagaggaggctgTGGAGGATGCAAACTTGGTAGAAGAAGAGATTACGGGAGTGGCTGGCCTTGAAGGAGCGGCGGCTGTAGAAGAAGCTATTTCTGAAGGGGAGGAGGCTGTGGAGAAACCTGGGGCTCTCAGAGAAACATTAGGGGATACCAAAGTTTGCACAGGCAGGGAAGAACTAAAGCCAAATGAGTTTTCCCAACTGAAAGCTTcaggggaagagaaggcagagatgAAGGATGCTGCCAAAGGAACAGCAACATCTGAGACTGACAGACCACCAGAAGCGGAAGAGAGCTCTGTCCCAAGAgcagaggaggtggtggaggagtCTGTGGATGCAGGCAAGGGTCCAGTGTTACAAGTAGCATCTGGATTAGGGGCTCTGGTGGAGGCTGGAAGGGATCCTGCAAGTGAAGGGTCATCTCCGTTGGAGCagacagcaacagcagaagaCGAGGAGGGTTTAGCAGAAGCACTTTTGACTGGAAACCCATCTTTGGGCAGCGAAGCAAAGCCAGATGGACCAATGGGAGAAGAACTTGATGGGCTAGTGATGGGAGTATCTGCAGAGAAAGCCGGAGCTGAGTTGGGAGGTGGAGGGGTCATGGGGGGAGTGGCAGGTCCACAGGAGCtggaagctgcagagcagggattGCTGGAGTGTGCTACAGATTGGGATGGGAtagtgctgggagcagggagcgcTCCTGGcgaggaggtggtggaggaacCAGCGCTGCCCACAGAGGGGCTGTGCGAGAGCACagctggggaggcagctggcACTGCagtggggaaggcagggaatGGGGGAGGACTGGAGCCGGTGGGGGGAGCGGTGGGGCTGGAGGCGGTGGTGGCTGGGGACGGCCGGATGGGTGATGAGGTGGGGGCGTGGGAGAGGGGgacaggagcaggggcagggggacagAGCAGGATGGGGGTGGCAGTGGCAGAGGGTCCAGCAGTCCAGGGAGGGACAGTGCAGGCGGGAGCACAAATCAAAGGGAAACAGTCTGGCCTCAGTGAAGGTGCCCAGAAGAGAAAGGCCGAGGGTGTCTTGGAAGACGCACAGGGTGACTCTGGGGcgcaggagcagaggaaggaaagtcCTGTGAGAGGAAGCCCAGATGCGGGAGCTGCTGCCACGAATGGGAGCTGCCGTGAG GATGTTGTAAACCTGGATGCAGCTGTCATGCCCTCCATAGGGCCCCAGGACAAGGAAGAAACTGTCCTCTaa
- the ERICH3 gene encoding glutamate-rich protein 3 isoform X2, with translation MKDLLRREKGRHAVNTDNSGIFPHSLTSFHFHLQLQSSKNLSFFVPFVLVSPTSGDREQELFRVTKQSSSVHSYSQGEKTELRLMNSVEHVTGKSPYRLPVINNYVIPVPPPPLQKGDKSVKATRNGMHRARRFCPPTAPNGLEQLLTKNSGGLPKPSLRSNAFVTMIFLGKSVHLSHDDADYKDEVKVCQQHCGGENLCVYKGKLLEGETFQFVSKRHHGFPFSLTFFLNGMQVDRLSSCCEYKHQKRSRLGGRHGYFGFLNVEGASPCYRCIIAMGLDKKPSPPKRTMEKDYEEKQVGSWKGGVHSEPSDSSVEQKSSKDLVLVILPGHKASVETIEEKMETGQEYRGEERKKLFNHETEDSQEDTGKNDYDEDFEAEEVNEEGQTSDQRNGMSKSSPDDEKHNLDYEKEGENSSQKALQASVSERDESDGYSDSDLEDDKQDWRSAHSLSLSSTSAQYSSGDDSDVEKMVENVKGKEEYDIKKASDNTAHAQYGNENGENKLFKTEANQETFTLEKEGIREAEKTKPEDLRAGEDTEIFHENIMAIQHQSPEVNWELREAGAVESNIKEDGEKNASNKRDNGEKDVLVPLENNMMEVENRNEEFPQSDEGGAPDGAFLAEGTRARDVQKAAEQEARGGQVAGQRQAPVEEGRVAEEGDTHTDEAGREAARAADVLPEGEAVAMVPAAGQLAVEGLAPARGGMAEGDAKEKEPGKGVPGAEVVAGGQKAVTRVMESAGALQELGSEGEEPAGVGGPAGREADRAVSGSGEGAGELSGGGEAMEKASGVEKAVGMAQPLLKEAVGDTMSEAEEAVEEGRFAGKGIVEDAVCEGEEAVEDANLVEEEITGVAGLEGAAAVEEAISEGEEAVEKPGALRETLGDTKVCTGREELKPNEFSQLKASGEEKAEMKDAAKGTATSETDRPPEAEESSVPRAEEVVEESVDAGKGPVLQVASGLGALVEAGRDPASEGSSPLEQTATAEDEEGLAEALLTGNPSLGSEAKPDGPMGEELDGLVMGVSAEKAGAELGGGGVMGGVAGPQELEAAEQGLLECATDWDGIVLGAGSAPGEEVVEEPALPTEGLCESTAGEAAGTAVGKAGNGGGLEPVGGAVGLEAVVAGDGRMGDEVGAWERGTGAGAGGQSRMGVAVAEGPAVQGGTVQAGAQIKGKQSGLSEGAQKRKAEGVLEDAQGDSGAQEQRKESPVRGSPDAGAAATNGSCREDVVNLDAAVMPSIGPQDKEETVL, from the exons ATGAAAGATCTGTTACGTAGAGAAAAAGGCAGGCATGCAGTTAACACTGATAACTCAGGAATATTTCCTCACAGTCttacaagttttcattttcatctacAGTTGCAAAGTAgcaaaaacctttctttttttgtaccATTCGTCCTAGTAAGCCCCACTAGTGGGGACAGAGAGCAAGAACTCTTTAGAGTAACAAAACAGTCTTCAAGTGTACACAGTTACTCCCAG ggggaGAAGACTGAGTTAAGACTTATGAACTCAGTGGAACATGTGACTGGTAAATCCCCATATCGACTCCCTGTCATTAACAATTATGTGATACCAGTGCCACCTCCCCCTCTACAAAAAGGAGACAAGAGTGTAAAGGCAACAAGAAATGGGATGCACAGAGCGAGACGATTTTGCCCCCCCACCGCACCAAATGGCTTAGAGCAACTTTTAACAAAG aattcTGGAGGATTACCTAAGCCCTCATTACGCAGCAATGCATTTGTTACCATGATCTTTCTAGGAAAAAGTGTGCATTTATCTCATGATGATGCTGATTATAAAGATGAAGTCAAAGTCTGTCAACAGCACTGTGGAGGAGAAAACCTTTGTGTCTACAAAGGCAAGCTGTTGGAAGGAG AGACCTTCCAGTTTGTCTCAAAGAGGCACCATGGTTTCCCATTCAGCCTCACCTTTTTTCTCAATGGGATGCAAGTGGACAGGTTGAGCTCTTGCTGTGAGTACAAACATCAGAAGCGTTCCAGGCTGGGAGGCAGACATGGATACTTTGGGTTTCTTAATGTGGAAGGAGCATCGCCTTGCTATAG gtgcATTATTGCAATGGGTCTGGACAAAAAGCCATCCCCTCCCAAGAGAACAATGGAGAAGGACTATGAGGAAAAGCAAGTGGGTTCCTGGAAAGGTGGAGTGCACAGTGAGCCAAGTGATAGCAGTGTTGAGCAGAAATCAAGCAAAGATTTGGTGTTAGTCATCTTACCAGGTCATAAAGCAAGTGTGGAAACCAttgaagagaaaatggagacTGGACAGGAGTatagaggagaagaaaggaaaaaactatTCAATCATGAGACTGAAGATAGTCAGGAAGACACTGGTAAAAATG actATGATGAAGATTTTGAAGCAGAAGAAGTTAATGAAGAAGGACAGACTAGTGATCAAAGAAATGGAATGTCAAAGTCATCCCCAGATgatgaaaaacataatttagaCTATGAGAAGGAGGGTGAAAACTCTTCACAGAAGGCACTGCAGGCCTCTGTCAGTGAGAGAGATGAAAGTGATGGATATTCTGACAGTGACTTGGAGGATGACAAACAAG aTTGGAGGTCTGcacattctctctctctctcatccaCCAGTGCTCAGTATAGCAGTGGAGATGACTCTGATGTTGAAAAGATGGTAGAAAATGTTAAGGGCAAAGAGGAGTATGATATCAAAAAGGCATCTGATAACACAGCACATGCACAATACGGAAATGAGAATGGGGAAAATAAACTGTTCAAAACAGAGGCCAATCAGGAAACTTTTACACTGGAAAAGGAAGGCATACGtgaagcagaaaagacaaaaccGGAAGATCTACGAGCAGGGGAAGATACtgaaatttttcatgaaaacataATGGCAATACAGCATCAAAGTCCTGAAGTTAATTGGGAACTCAGAGAGGCTGGGGCAGTAGAAAGTAACATAAAGGAAGATGGGGAGAAGAATGCAAGTAACAAGAGGGACAATGGGGAGAAAGATGTTCTAGTGCCTTTGGAAAATAATATGATGGAAGTGGAGaatagaaatgaagaatttcctcagaGTGACGAAGGAGGTG CACCAGATGGAGCTTTCTTGGCAGAAGGAACAAGAGCACGTGAtgtgcagaaggcagcagaacAAGAGGCACGAGGAGGGCAGGTGGCAGGGCAGAGACAAGCACCGGTGGAGGAAGGCCGTGTAGCTGAGGAGGGAGATACTCACACTGACGAGGCAGGACGGGAAGCGGCCCGGGCGGCAGATGTGCTGCCCGAGGGAGAGGCAGTGGCCATGGTGCCGGCGGCGGGTCAGCTAGCTGTGGAAGGACTGGCACCTGCCAGGGGGGGCATGGCAGAAGGAGATGCCAAGGAAAAGGAGCCAGGGAAGGGAGTGCCTGGAGCAGAAGTGGTAGCTGGGGGGCAGAAAGCTGTGACGAGGGTGATGGAGAGTGCGGGAGCACTGCAGGAGTTGGGGAGCGAGGGAGAGGAACCGGCAGGCGTGGGGGGGCCGGCGGGCAGGGAGGCAGACAGGGCAGTGTCTGGGAGCGGTGAGGGAGCCGGGGAGCTCTCTGGAGGGGGGGAGGCCATGGAGAAGGCCTCTGGGGTGGAGAAGGCAGTGGGGATGGCACAGCCTCTGTTGAAGGAGGCAGTGGGTGACACCATGTCTGAAGCAGAGGAGGCTGTGGAGGAGGGACGTTTTGCAGGGAAGGGCATTGTGGAGGATGCTGTATgtgagggagaggaggctgTGGAGGATGCAAACTTGGTAGAAGAAGAGATTACGGGAGTGGCTGGCCTTGAAGGAGCGGCGGCTGTAGAAGAAGCTATTTCTGAAGGGGAGGAGGCTGTGGAGAAACCTGGGGCTCTCAGAGAAACATTAGGGGATACCAAAGTTTGCACAGGCAGGGAAGAACTAAAGCCAAATGAGTTTTCCCAACTGAAAGCTTcaggggaagagaaggcagagatgAAGGATGCTGCCAAAGGAACAGCAACATCTGAGACTGACAGACCACCAGAAGCGGAAGAGAGCTCTGTCCCAAGAgcagaggaggtggtggaggagtCTGTGGATGCAGGCAAGGGTCCAGTGTTACAAGTAGCATCTGGATTAGGGGCTCTGGTGGAGGCTGGAAGGGATCCTGCAAGTGAAGGGTCATCTCCGTTGGAGCagacagcaacagcagaagaCGAGGAGGGTTTAGCAGAAGCACTTTTGACTGGAAACCCATCTTTGGGCAGCGAAGCAAAGCCAGATGGACCAATGGGAGAAGAACTTGATGGGCTAGTGATGGGAGTATCTGCAGAGAAAGCCGGAGCTGAGTTGGGAGGTGGAGGGGTCATGGGGGGAGTGGCAGGTCCACAGGAGCtggaagctgcagagcagggattGCTGGAGTGTGCTACAGATTGGGATGGGAtagtgctgggagcagggagcgcTCCTGGcgaggaggtggtggaggaacCAGCGCTGCCCACAGAGGGGCTGTGCGAGAGCACagctggggaggcagctggcACTGCagtggggaaggcagggaatGGGGGAGGACTGGAGCCGGTGGGGGGAGCGGTGGGGCTGGAGGCGGTGGTGGCTGGGGACGGCCGGATGGGTGATGAGGTGGGGGCGTGGGAGAGGGGgacaggagcaggggcagggggacagAGCAGGATGGGGGTGGCAGTGGCAGAGGGTCCAGCAGTCCAGGGAGGGACAGTGCAGGCGGGAGCACAAATCAAAGGGAAACAGTCTGGCCTCAGTGAAGGTGCCCAGAAGAGAAAGGCCGAGGGTGTCTTGGAAGACGCACAGGGTGACTCTGGGGcgcaggagcagaggaaggaaagtcCTGTGAGAGGAAGCCCAGATGCGGGAGCTGCTGCCACGAATGGGAGCTGCCGTGAG GATGTTGTAAACCTGGATGCAGCTGTCATGCCCTCCATAGGGCCCCAGGACAAGGAAGAAACTGTCCTCTaa